atgcaggagcagttttggggggggtcagCGAGGGATGCCCGTGCTGGGGGCGTGCAGGAGGGTTCCCCccccatgcaggagcagttttggggggggtcagCGAGGGACGCCCGTTTTGGGGGGGGTCAGCGTGGGATGCccgtgctgggggggtgcaggagggttcccccccatgcaggagcagttttggggggggtcagCGAGGGACCCccgtgctgggggggtgcaggagggttcctccccatgcaggagcagttttgggggggggtcagcGAGGGACCCccgtgctgggggggtgcaggagggttcccccccatgcagcagcagttttggggggggtcagCGAGGGATCCccgtgctgggggggtgcaggagggttcccccccatgcaggagcagttttgggggggggtcagcGAGGGGTCCccgtgctgggggggtgcagggttcccccccatgcaggagcagttttgggggggggtcagcGAGGGGTCCccgtgctgggggggtgcaggagggttcCCCCCCATGCAtcagcagttttgggggggtcaGCGAGAGATCCccgtgctgggggggtgcaggagggttcCCTCCCATGCAGGAGCGGTTTTGGGGGGGTCAGGGAGGGGTCCccgtgctgggggggtgcaggagggttcCTCCCCATGCAGGAgcggttttggggggggtcagCGAGGGATCCccgtgctgggggggtgcaggagggttcccccccatgcaggagcagttttgggggggggtcagcGAGGGATGCccgtgctgggggggtgcaggagggttcctccccatgcagcagcagttttggggggggtcagCGAGGGATCCCCgtgctggggggtgcaggagggttcccccccatgcaggagcagttttggggggggtcagCGAGGGACCCccgtgctgggggggtgcaggagggttcctccccatgcaggagcagttttgggggggggtcagcGAGGGACCCccgtgctgggggggtgcaggagggttcccccccatgcagcagcagttttggggggggtcagCGAGGGATCCccgtgctgggggggtgcaggagggttcccccccatgcaggagcagttttgggggggggtcagcGAGGGGTCCccgtgctgggggggtgcaggagggttcCCCCCCATGCAtcagcagttttggggggggtcagCGAGAGATCCccgtgctgggggggtgcaggagggttcCCTCCCATGCAGGAGCGGTTTTGGGGGGGTCAGGGAGGGGTCCccgtgctgggggggtgcaggagggttcCTCCCCATGCAGGAgcggttttggggggggtcagCGAGGGATCCccgtgctgggggggtgcaggagggttcccccccatgcaggagcagttttgggggggggtcagcGAGGGATGCccgtgctgggggggtgcaggagggttcccccccatgcagcagcagttttggggggggtcagCGAGGGATGCccgtgctgggggggtgcaggagggttcctccccatgcaggagcagttttggggggggtcagCGAGGGATCCccgtgctgggggggtgcaggagggttcctccccatgcaggagcagttttgggggggtcaGCGAGGGACGCccgtgctgggggggtgcaggagggttcctccccatgcaggagcagttttggggggggtcagCGAGGGGTCCCCGTGCTGGGGGGTGCCGGGCTGGGCTCCCCGCTGCtgtggcggggtgggggggtccgGTTGCCCGGTCCCCCtggcccggcccgcggctccCGGCAGCGTCCCCGGCCCCACGGGCGGAGCCGCCGGatcccgcccgcccccggcccggcccggcccggcccccccggcgcgGTGCGGGCGGTGCGGGCGGTGCGGGCGGagccgctgccggtgccggcCCCGCTGGCGgagccccggctccccccatGCCGCCatggcccccgcggccccggccctgctgctgctggcgaTCGGCGCCCTCGGTGCGtaccggggggcgggggggcccgaTCCTGCACCGGGGAGGGGGCTTTGCAGGGGGCTGGGTCCCCGCGCCCGGGGCTGGATCCACTCGCCCGGGGCTGGATCCACTCGCCCGGGGCTGGATCCGGTTGCAGGCGAGGGCCGATCACCTGtaggggggggtgtggggggtgtgggggggtggatCCCCGGGAGGgcattttggggagggggctcCGGGGTTCCGCGGtcccgggcaggggctgcattcCTCCGCAGgcgatggggggggggggatcccgTTATCGGGGCTGGATCCCCTTGTAAGGGGGCTGGATCCTGTTGCAGGGAGCTGCATCCTCTTGCAGGGCGGGCTGGATCCCCTTGCCGGGGGCTGGAtccccgggccgggggctggaTCCCCTTTGCTGGGCGCTGGAtccccgggccgggggctggaTCCCCTTTGCCGGGGGCTGGATGCCTTGGGGGGGCGGGATGCCTTTGGGGAGGGGCTGGATCCCCGTGCCGGGCGCTGGATCCCCTTGCCGGGGGCTGGATGATGCCTTTGGGGGGGACGGGATCCCCTTTGCGGGGGGCTGGATCCCCTTGCCGGGGGCTGGATGCCTTTGGGGGGGCGGGATCCCCTTTGCGGGGGGCTGGATCCCTATGCTGGGCGCTGGATCCCCTTGCCAGGGGCTGGATCCCCATGCTGGGTGCTGGATCCCCTTGCCGGGGGCTGGATGATGCCCTTGGGGGGCCAGGATCCCCTTTGCGGGGGGCTGGATCCCCATGCTGGGTGCTGGATCCCCTTGCCAGGGGCTGGATGATGtctttgggggggtgggatcCCTTTTGCCGGGGGCTGGATCCCCGTGCTGGGTGCTGGATCCCCTTGCCGGGGGCTGGATCCCCTTTGCCGGGGGCTGGATCCCCGTGCCGGGCGCTGGATCCCCTTGCCGGGGGCTAGATGCCTTTGAGGGGGCGGGATCCCCTTTGCCAGGGGCTGGATCCCCATGCTGGGTGCTGGATCCCCTTGCCGGGGGCTGGATGATGcccttgggggggggcgggatcCCCTTTTGTGTATGGGTGCACCTGCAGGAGCCTGAGGAGGGCTGGATCCCCTTTGCCCGGGGGCTGGATCCCATTGCACGTATGGGTGCGTTTGCAGGAGCCAGAGGAGGGGCTGGATCCCATTGCAGGGGCTGGATCCTCTTGTGATTGTGGGGTGCACTTGCAGGAACCAGAGAGGGCTGGATCCCTGTGTAAGGGGGCTGGATTCCATTGCTGGGGGGGCTGGATCCCCTTGCAGGGGCTGGATCTGGTTGTGTGTATGGAGTGCACCTGCAGGAACCAGGGGAGGGCTGGATCCCCTTGCAGGGGGCTGGACCCCTTTGTAGCGAGGGGTGGATCCTGTTGTGGGGGGCTGGATCCCTTTGTGGGGGGCTTGGATCCTGTTGCGGGGGGCTGGATCCCTTTGCCGGGGTCTGGATCCCCTTGCAGGGAGGGGTTGGATCCTGTTGCAGGGGGCTGGATCCCTTTGCAGGGGGCTTGGATCCTGTTGTGGGGGGCTGGACCCCTTTGTGAGGGGCTGGATCCCCTTCCAGGGAGGGGTTGGATCCTGTTGCAGGGGGCTGGATCCCTTTGCGGGGGGCCGGACCCCTTTGCGGGGGGCTTGGATCTTGTTGTGGGGGGCTGGACCCCTTTGTGGGGGGCTGGACCCCTTTGCAGGGGGCTTGGATCCTCTTGCGGGGGGCTGGGTCCTTTTGCAGGGGGCCGGATCCCCTTCCAGGGAGGGGTTGGATCCCTTTACGGGGGCCTGGATCCCTTTGCGGGGGGCTTGGATCCTGTTGCAGGGGGCTGGACCCCTTTGCGGGGGCAGGAGAGGCCGGTTCCCCTTGCAGGAGTTGGGGGGTCTGGGCCGGGGCAGCTTGGCTTGGGGGGGGGCTGTGTCGGGGGGTGCAGAGTTGGGGGGTGATGAGCGGGGCCGTCGCGGGCGCAGGGGGACCCACGGAGCGGGGGTCGCCCCTTCGGTCCCCGGGAGAGGCTGTAGAAGAATCGGGGTGCAGCCCATCCCCCAAAACAGCTTCTCATGGTGGGCGTGAGGTCGAgcaggcagggacccccccgggaccaCCCCCAGGCCGCCGTGGCCTCCCTGGGGCGTGGGGGGCACCTCTGACacctctttctctccttgtcCCCCTCCAGCATCCCAGCAGTCCCCCCAAAACGCCAGCGAGGCCgaggggagaggctgggggggctccctggagagcagccccccGCGGTGGGACCCGACGAGCAGAGACCCCCCGGAGGGGCCCAGCAACGGcaccagccccgggggggccgcggcgggcggcgagcCCCCGCTGGGATCCCAGCTagagccccccggggcgggcacGGCCGCCACCACGGACCCGGCGGCGATGCCGGAGGGGTGCGCGGGGTGCGGCGGCGAGGGCGACGCCAGCGCTCTGCCCCCCAAAACCGGCTCGGCGGGGGCCGGCCGGGCAGCCGTGACCTGGCCCGGTGACGGGGGGACGACGGTGGCGGTGGCACTCGGCGGCCCCGAGGAGCCGGGGAGCGGCGAGCGGCCCACGCGAgcctccccgcccggcccggggggtTTCGGGGGgctcccggccgccccgccgagcccccctGGCCCGCAGCTCGCCAGCTCGCCGGCCGAATCCGACCTGCTGCTGGCGGCTGGGGGCTCGGCCGCGCCGCTGACCCCCGTGCTGGGTGaccccagccccgtgccgggcgcCGCGGGGGACTCGGGGCGTCCCCCCGAGCTCTGGGTGGCcgcatccagcccagccccggcgcAGGGGGCTCGCGGCCGGACGGATCTGACCTGGCTGGAGGCGGAGGAGCCCGGCACTGCCACCCCGGGCCCGGCTGAGCCGCCCGCTGACCGGACGGCCTCGGAGATCATCGACGTCGACTACTACGACCTGTTTgaggggggcgaggggctggggggcttccccgggggcggccggggggcagctggctcggcgcggcggcgggagccggaGGAGGCGGCCACGCCGTGGGCCCTCCACGAGCTCTACGACGACTTCACGCCCTTCGACGAGGCCGATTTCTACCCCACCACCTCCTTCTATGCCGACGGGGACGAGGAGGATGAgctggaggaggatgaggaagaagaggaggaggaggaagatggggGGCTGGAGGACGAGAACAGCTACCGGCCACCCGCCTTGGCCGTGCCTGGCGCCCAGCCGGCACCGCGGGACCCCCGACCCACCGGCCGCCGCGAcacggccccgccgcagccctcCGGCGTCAcggggggcagccccacggcgcggccgcggccgggggagcggggccacGCGGAGAACGGCACCGAGTGCCGGAGCGGGTACGTGCGGCACAACAGCTCCTGCCGCTCCGTCTGCGACCTCGTCCCCAGCTACTGCCACAACGGCGGCCAGTGCTACCTGGTGGAGAGCCACGGGGCCTTCTGCCGGTAAGGGACGGGGACCCCCGGTCccggggggggaagggggggcatGTAGGGGCTCGCCATCCCTCGGCACCCCATCCCTGGGCACCCCATCCCTGTGTTCGCCATCCCTGCGCACGCCATTCCCAgtctctccctccccttgcACCCCATTCCCAGTCTCTCCATCCCTGTGCATGCCATTCCCAGTCTCTCCatccccccctgcaccccatccctGGGCTCTCCATCCCTGTGCACCCCATCCCTGGGCTCTCCATCCCCGTGCACCCCATTCCCAGTCTCTCCATCCCTGTGCACCCCATTCCCagtctctccctcccctgcaccccattcCCAGTCTCTCCGTCCCCATGCACCCCATCCCTGGGCTCTCCATCCTCATGCACCCCATTCCCAGTCTCTCCATACACCTGCACCCCATTCCCAGTCTCTCCAtcccccccctgcaccccatccctGGGCTCTCCATCCCCAGGCACCCCATTCTAGGTCTCTCCATCCCTGTGCACCCCATTCCCAGTCTCTCCATCACCTGTATCCCATTCCCAGGCTGTCTATCCTCCCCATGCACCCCATTCCCAGTCTCTCCATCCCCGTGCACCCCATTCCCAGTCTCTCCATCCCCGTGCACCCCATTTCCAgtctctccctccccatgcACTCCATTCCCAGTCTCTCCAACCCTGTGCACGCCATTCCCAGTCTCTCCGTCCCCATacaccccatccccatgcacCCCATCCCCAGTCTCTCTAACCCTGTGCACCCCATTCCCAGTCTCCCTCCCCGTGCACCCCATCCCTGTGAACCCCATTCCCAGTCTCTCTGTCCCCATACACCCCATCCCTGTGCACCCCATTCCCAGTCTCCCTCCCCATGCACCCCATCCGGGTCCCTttggcccccagccccgtcccgcTGGGGCACAGAGGGGCTTTCCCTGCCCCCCGAGCGGCTGCCGGGCAGGAATTAGGTCAGGGCCACGCAGCCGAGGCTCGGGGGCCGCCGCACTAATCGGCCCCGGCAGATTGCGCCTAGGGAAGGCCGACGCCGGCTGTGCCGTACGGCTCGGCACGCGCCACTGTCCCGGGCTGgccccccccggtcccccccttccccaccgccgccggggctgagcggggctgggagccacGGGGGGCGAGCATCACTtggggggacccccaccccgctcccggTATCCCCCATCTTGCTTGGCCCcggtgtttggggggggtcacCCCTGTCAGGGTTAATCTCATCCCCCCGCCGTAACCTCCCCGATTACAGCTGCCGGTGTCCCCCGAGGATGCTGTGTGGGATGCGGGAcatgggttttttgggggtcgGGGGGGGTCCCTAACCGCCTCCCCCTTGCAGGTGCAACACGCAGGACTACACGTGGCACAAGGGCACGCGCTGCGAGGCCATCGTCACCGACTTCCAAGTGATGTGCGTGGCCGTGGGCTCGGCCGCCCTCgtggtgctgctgctcttcatgcTCACCGTCTTCTTCGCCAAGAAGCTCTACCTGCTCAAGACGGAGAACAGCAAACTGCGCAAGACCAAGTGAGTGGCGTCGGGACGGGGctgccaccccctgccccaaaacTGTCCCCAACCTCGATAACCGCagcgggtttggggggggggggtctcagctCCGTCCCCGCGCGGCGGCACCGAGACCCCTGGTGCCGATGGGGACGAGGTGACGGTGGGTGGGAAAGCTCCTGGAGGCGGGCGCCCTGCGGGGCCGTGGCTCGTGGTTCCTGCTCCGTGTTTAATCCTTTAaagctgctcctggctggcaCCGGTTGATCTGCTGCACCGGTAGCCAAGGCCACCAGCTGGGGCTCgccaggctgcccaggggcCACCGGAGATGGTCGCCACTGCGTCCCCcaggacggggctggggggggacaggggaaggttggggtcccccccccctgccccagcaattGCTGCCCACCTCCCTGGAGCCTGGGAGGGGAAAGCCCTCTCAGCCTGGGTCCCTAATGAGCTGTTAATTAGGGTTTGGAAGCGCCAAGTGTAATTAGCAGCGCAGGTCCCTGCCAGCCCATGGgtctccctctcctgccctgccgctcctgcctgccctgggctgccctcgccgctgccctgcctgcaccttcccagggtggggggcatTTGGCCCCAACCCCCCCGAGCTGGGGGCATTTAATCCCCAaaacagcagggctgggggcattTAGCCCCTAAAATCTCCACCCCTGGGGACATGTagccccaaacccccagatctgGGGGCATTTAATCCCTAAAACCCCAGATCTGGAGGCATTTAGCCCCCCAAAacaccagggctgggggcaTTTAATCCCCGAAAAACCAGGGCTGGGGGCATTTAGCCCCTAAAATCTCCACCCCTGGGGACATGTagccccaaacccccagatctgGGGGCATTTAATCCCTAAAACCCCAGATCTGGAGGCATTTAGCCCCCCTAAacaccagggctgggggcaTTTAGCCCCCAgatctccatccctggagacatgtagccccaaaccc
This sequence is a window from Pelecanus crispus isolate bPelCri1 chromosome 2, bPelCri1.pri, whole genome shotgun sequence. Protein-coding genes within it:
- the CSPG5 gene encoding chondroitin sulfate proteoglycan 5, giving the protein MAPAAPALLLLAIGALASQQSPQNASEAEGRGWGGSLESSPPRWDPTSRDPPEGPSNGTSPGGAAAGGEPPLGSQLEPPGAGTAATTDPAAMPEGCAGCGGEGDASALPPKTGSAGAGRAAVTWPGDGGTTVAVALGGPEEPGSGERPTRASPPGPGGFGGLPAAPPSPPGPQLASSPAESDLLLAAGGSAAPLTPVLGDPSPVPGAAGDSGRPPELWVAASSPAPAQGARGRTDLTWLEAEEPGTATPGPAEPPADRTASEIIDVDYYDLFEGGEGLGGFPGGGRGAAGSARRREPEEAATPWALHELYDDFTPFDEADFYPTTSFYADGDEEDELEEDEEEEEEEEDGGLEDENSYRPPALAVPGAQPAPRDPRPTGRRDTAPPQPSGVTGGSPTARPRPGERGHAENGTECRSGYVRHNSSCRSVCDLVPSYCHNGGQCYLVESHGAFCRCNTQDYTWHKGTRCEAIVTDFQVMCVAVGSAALVVLLLFMLTVFFAKKLYLLKTENSKLRKTKYRTPSELHNDNFSLSTIAEGSHPNDDPSAPHKLQDSLKSCLKDEEPFNIHNSTSPKHDGGKGEQEGGELNCLQNNLT